One window from the genome of Lachancea thermotolerans CBS 6340 chromosome B complete sequence encodes:
- a CDS encoding uncharacterized protein (similar to uniprot|Q3E7A8 Saccharomyces cerevisiae YNL162W-A Hypothetical ORF): protein MSEKSCPQCGEELKKCLIQQNYSLIICPNEGCCYPFNEREAIDNIVYTKDAEILNAAKRRLEEEEQQKR from the coding sequence ATGAGCGAAAAGAGCTGTCCACAATGCGGTGAAGAACTCAAGAAATGCCTTATCCAGCAAAACTACAGCTTGATAATATGCCCAAACGAGGGATGTTGCTACCCCTTCAATGAACGGGAAGCGATTGACAACATAGTGTACACCAAAGACGCGGAAATATTGAATGCGGCCAAACGGCGACTAGAGGAggaagagcagcaaaaaCGGTaa
- the CBK1 gene encoding serine/threonine protein kinase CBK1 (similar to uniprot|P53894 Saccharomyces cerevisiae YNL161W CBK1 Protein kinase involved in cell wall biosynthesis required for efficient apical growth proper mating projection morphology bipolar bud site selection in diploid cells and cell separation): MFGGVNNSYGKPGATYSPGAGKNDSYQSPNRYSAASNGSHNTGSGMARPPAAAFSSNYLREQGSHQSLQDHLQKEVPMRGTSPIHGGFTDVPNLNYPSTPTNSTGFLSAQNPPVLSTPPTSNFGTAQSTYNHNNNSQSNLRNNVFSNPHVSPGQYSLGSDYGAESHTLQSPHAQQQFTPVPPAQSSPVRSLRGVTQPQPLMDQQQRPQNPANPVSNYMYFERRPDLLSKSTQDKAATVKLKIENFYQSSVNYAIERNQRRVELESQLVSQDWSDERKSRQLSTLGKKESQFLRLRRTRLSLEDFQTVKVIGKGAFGEVRLVQKRDTGKIYAMKTLLKSEMYKKDQLAHVKAERDVLAGSDSPWVVSLYYSFQDTQYLYLIMEFLPGGDLMTMLIRWQIFTEDVTRFYMAECILAIEAIHKLGFIHRDIKPDNILIDIRGHIKLSDFGLSTGFHKTHDSNYYKKLLQQDEVNAASGNLQKPQMGIAAGNDTSNGSNRNTMFVDAIHLTMTNRQQIQTWRKSRRLMAYSTVGTPDYIAPEIFLYQGYGQECDWWSLGAIMYECLIGWPPFCSETPQETYRKIMNFEQALQFPDDIHISYEAEDLIRRLLTHADQRLGRHGGADEIKNHPFFRGVDWNTIRQVEAPYIPKLSSITDTRFFPTDELENVPDSPAMAQAARQREQMMKQGVTGSASKEDLPFIGYTYSRFDYLTRKNAL; the protein is encoded by the coding sequence ATGTTTGGCGGCGTCAACAATTCCTACGGGAAGCCTGGTGCTACTTACAGCCCTGGAGCTGGAAAGAACGATAGCTATCAGAGCCCAAACCGTTAttcagcagcatcaaacGGATCTCACAACACGGGCAGCGGTATGGCTAGACCGCCAGCTGCAGCGTTCAGCTCCAACTACCTTCGCGAGCAGGGTTCCCACCAGTCCCTACAAGACCACCTGCAGAAGGAAGTGCCGATGCGCGGAACTTCGCCGATACATGGCGGGTTCACTGATGTCCCGAACCTGAACTACCCCTCTACACCAACCAACAGCACCGGGTTTTTATCCGCACAGAATCCACCCGTGCTCAGCACTCCGCCTACGAGCAACTTTGGTACCGCACAGAGCACTTACAaccacaacaacaactcACAGAGCAACTTACGCAACAACGTATTCTCGAACCCTCATGTTTCACCAGGCCAGTACTCCCTAGGGTCTGACTACGGTGCGGAAAGTCACACATTGCAAAGCCCTCACGCTCAGCAGCAATTCACACCCGTTCCGCCCGCGCAGAGCAGTCCGGTTAGGAGTTTGAGAGGGGTTACACAGCCACAACCTCTAATGgaccaacagcagcgccCCCAGAACCCTGCCAACCCGGTTTCAAATTACATGTACTTTGAAAGACGGCCTGATCTGTTGTCAAAGTCCACTCAGGACAAGGCTGCCACCGTGAAGCTAAAGATCGAGAACTTCTATCAATCATCCGTGAATTATGCCATAGAGCGGAACCAGAGAAGAGTGGAGCTCGAGTCGCAGCTAGTCTCTCAGGACTGGTCGGACGAGCGCAAGAGCAGACAGCTGTCAACTCTGGGCAAGAAAGAGTCGCAGTTTCTGAGACTGCGTCGGACTCGTCTGTCGTTGGAAGATTTCCAGACCGTCAAAGTTATCGGTAAGGGTGCTTTCGGTGAAGTTAGACTTGTGCAGAAGCGAGACACGGGCAAAATTTACGCCATGAAGACGCTTTTGAAGTCGGAGATGTACAAGAAGGACCAACTCGCACACGTCAAAGCGGAGAGAGATGTTTTGGCAGGAAGCGACTCGCCGTGGGTGGTGTCTCTATACTACTCTTTCCAGGACACGCAGTACCTGTACCTGATTATGGAGTTCTTGCCCGGTGGTGACCTCATGACTATGCTGATCCGGTGGCAGATCTTCACCGAGGATGTGACGCGGTTTTACATGGCCGAGTGTATCCTCGCCATCGAGGCTATTCACAAGCTGGGTTTCATCCACAGAGACATCAAGCCTGATAATATTCTGATTGACATACGAGGACACATCAAGCTCTCTGACTTTGGGTTGTCTACCGGCTTCCACAAAACCCACGACTCAAACTattacaaaaagctgctaCAGCAGGACGAAGTCAACGCGGCTTCAGGGAACCTGCAGAAGCCTCAGATGGGAATTGCGGCCGGCAACGACACCAGCAACGGCAGCAACCGGAACACCATGTTCGTGGACGCCATCCATCTGACGATGACTAACAGGCAGCAGATTCAGACCTGGAGAAAGTCGCGTCGTTTGATGGCGTACTCCACTGTAGGTACGCCGGATTACATTGCGCCGGAAATCTTCCTTTACCAGGGATACGGGCAGGAGTGTGACTGGTGGTCTCTGGGAGCAATCATGTACGAATGTTTGATCGGGTGGCCTCCATTCTGCTCGGAAACGCCGCAAGAGACATACAGGAAGATCATGAATTTCGAACAGGCACTGCAATTCCCCGACGACATCCACATCTCCTACGAGGCTGAAGACCTTATTCGCAGGCTCTTGACCCACGCAGACCAGAGGCTGGGTCGGCACGGGGGCGCAGATGAAATAAAGAACCATCCATTTTTCCGCGGCGTCGACTGGAACACTATTAGACAAGTTGAGGCGCCTTACATTCCAAAATTAAGCAGTATCACGGATACAAGGTTCTTCCCTACTGACGAGCTGGAAAATGTGCCAGACAGTCCTGCGATGGCCCAAGCTGCTAGACAGCGCGAGCAAATGATGAAGCAAGGCGTCACTGGGTCTGCCAGCAAAGAGGATTTGCCGTTCATTGGCTACACCTACTCGAGGTTCGACTATCTGACCAGAAAAAATGCATTGTAG
- the CHS7 gene encoding Chs7p (similar to uniprot|P38843 Saccharomyces cerevisiae YHR142W CHS7) codes for MGFGDFRSICSKTPLPLCSVIKSSKHLVLGAHQKVEDFDTKDFRTGVLPKCYARSIDVANTVVFQIGNAFVNIGALGVIMFMIYSTRQKYTAIGRSEYGFFFELCLALICFTLVVDCGVSPPGSDSYPYFVAVQIAFAGACCWTMAVLGFLGFRFWEDGTRKSMALVRGMAFIGFIINFLVAVFSFKAWKAVDSYAESNTTGLFVVMYLLNAIAIFLYIVCQLIVSLFVINNLWAAGAVLLGLFFLVAGQVITYAFSDAICVGVKHYLDGLFFGSLCNIFALMMVYKNWDMTTDDDLEFSVSVNKGNELGFMSDFNF; via the coding sequence ATGGGATTCGGAGATTTTCGTTCCATCTGCTCCAAAACACCGCTGCCGCTGTGCTCGGTGATCAAGTCCTCTAAACACCTGGTTCTGGGCGCCCACCAGAAGGTCGAGGATTTCGACACGAAAGACTTCCGAACTGGCGTGCTTCCCAAGTGCTACGCGCGCTCGATCGACGTTGCCAACACTGTTGTGTTCCAGATCGGCAATGCATTCGTGAATATCGGCGCGCTGGGTGTGATCATGTTCATGATCTACTCCACGCGCCAAAAATACACCGCGATCGGCCGCTCTGAGTAcggcttcttctttgaactcTGCCTCGCGCTCATCTGCTTCACACTGGTCGTGGACTGCGGCGTCTCGCCGCCGGGCTCGGACTCCTACCCGTACTTCGTTGCGGTCCAGATTGCTTTCGCGGGCGCGTGCTGCTGGACCATGGCCGTGCTTGGGTTTCTCGGCTTCAGATTCTGGGAGGACGGGACCCGCAAATCCATGGCGCTCGTCCGCGGGATGGCCTTTATAGGGTTCATTATCAACTTCCTCGTGGCAGTCTTCTCATTCAAGGCCTGGAAGGCCGTTGACTCGTACGCGGAAAGCAACACCACTGGCCTGTTCGTGGTCATGTATCTGTTGAACGCCATCGCCATATTCCTGTACATCGTGTGCCAGCTGATAGTCTcgctcttcgtcatcaacaACTTGTGGGCGGCCGGCGCGGTTCTCCTGggccttttcttcttggtTGCAGGCCAAGTTATAACCTACGCATTCTCAGACGCCATATGCGTTGGCGTCAAGCACTACTTGGACGGCCTGTTCTTCGGCAGTCTGTGCAATATCTTTGCACTCATGATGGTCTATAAAAACTGGGACATGACCACTGACGACGATCTGGAATTCAGCGTTAGCGTGAACAAAGGCAATGAGCTGGGCTTCATGTCGGACTTTAACTTTTAA
- a CDS encoding uncharacterized protein (weakly similar to uniprot|P38842 Saccharomyces cerevisiae YHR140W Hypothetical ORF) produces the protein MRLPRQPQPQYKKTAPAGGAGLDRPAYAVVHSRDYDFDSTTMRANGRTMTCAALNALCLCTSTWGLWRATEVRLPASLAGAGHRQFLTILAVVATIITNVANLGALAAGGARARRAARQVALPVALVVETVVAVVYWPLRLFALPLIMHDVKDGSRMPLAVSVDCAVHLAPVVLLGADYALVEQRPFEMSLGRAWVVVTALGLGYRRYLETMVDRAGGAAYPYPFLDVAEPYQSGIFVVVTTAAWAVFWGYKKVHAGRASGRT, from the coding sequence ATGCGGCTGCCGCGGCAGCCGCAGCCGCAGTACAAGAAGACGGCGCCCGCGGGGGGCGCGGGGCTCGACAGGCCGGCCTACGCTGTTGTGCACTCCAGAGACTACGATTTCGACTCTACAACAATGCGCGCAAATGGACGCACAATGACGTGCGCAGCGCTCAACGCGCTGTGCTTGTGTACGAGCACCTGGGGCCTGTGGCGGGCCACCGAAGTGCGGCTTCCCGCGAGCCTGGCCGGAGCCGGCCATCGGCAATTCCTAACGATCCTCGCGGTGGTGGCGACGATCATTACGAACGTAGCGAATCTCGGAGCGCTCGCGGCCGGCggcgcgcgtgcgcgccgcgcagcgcggcAAGTGGCGCTGCCCGTGGCGCTGGTGGTGGAAACGGTGGTAGCCGTGGTGTACTGGCCACTGCGGCTGTTCGCGCTGCCGCTCATTATGCACGACGTGAAGGACGGGTCGCGGATGCCCCTGGCAGTGTCCGTGGACTGCGCGGTGCATCTGGCGCCCGTGGTGCTGTTGGGCGCGGACTACGCGCTGGTGGAGCAGCGGCCGTTCGAGATGAGCCTGGGGCGCGCGTGGGTGGTGGTGACGGCGCTGGGGCTCGGGTACAGGCGGTACCTAGAGACGATGGTGGACCGGGCGGGCGGGGCGGCGTACCCCTACCCGTTCCTGGACGTGGCGGAGCCGTACCAGAGCGGGATCTTTGTGGTGGTGACGACGGCGGCGTGGGCGGTGTTCTGGGGGTACAAGAAGGTGCACGCGGGGCGCGCGAGCGGCCGCACGTGA
- a CDS encoding KLTH0B06402p (similar to uniprot|P53183 Saccharomyces cerevisiae YGL039W and similar to uniprot|Q12068 Saccharomyces cerevisiae YOL151W GRE2 NADPH-dependent methylglyoxal reductase), producing the protein MDEKVLVTGASGYIAMHIINILQSERYHVIATVGTPEDANKIAYSFEHYYPYAVLDVVVVEDVAAEDAFEEVFEQHPDIQHVIHTAPPALLGQGKTNEEAYLVPTREGTKNVLESIRKRGHNVKRVVVTSSFSALMDLDNAANPQCVITEKSWNPVTWEVAKDKESKAYAASKKIAEQLVWKFYEDNKDCVPYTLTTVNPPYVFGPHVFEWELGRAEWNTTALFIKKALEMSADEQGPFAKPRGICCDVRDAALLHILPLRNAALAGHRLFPVNGTGIKQNSYEDGKFNMQRIVDVLNARFPELQGKIPQGLPTENQQYMGQLTRYNNDNTCELTGMEFKSFETTVVDATRQIMRFQERHT; encoded by the coding sequence ATGGATGAAAAGGTTCTGGTCACAGGGGCCTCTGGCTACATTGCCATGCACATAATCAACATTTTACAGTCCGAGAGATACCACGTTATAGCGACCGTGGGGACGCCAGAGGATGCAAACAAAATCGCGTACTCGTTTGAGCACTACTATCCGTACGCGGTGTTGGACGTTGTGGTGGTGGAAGACGTAGCGGCAGAAGACGCATTTGAAGAGGTGTTTGAGCAGCATCCTGATATCCAGCACGTCATTCACACGGCGCCCCCTGCGTTGCTGGGCCAAGGAAAAACGAACGAGGAAGCGTATCTGGTTCCGACTCGTGAGGGCACGAAGAACGTGCTGGAGTCGATCAGGAAACGCGGCCACAACGTCAAGCGCGTGGTCGTGACGTCCTCCTTCTCCGCTTTGATGGACCTGGACAACGCCGCGAACCCACAGTGCGTGATCACGGAGAAGTCGTGGAACCCGGTCACCTGGGAGGTCGCCAAGGACAAGGAAAGCAAGGCGTATGCGGCGTCGAAGAAGATCGCGGAGCAGCTGGTGTGGAAGTTTTATGAGGATAACAAGGACTGCGTGCCATACACGTTGACCACAGTCAATCCGCCCTACGTCTTTGGGCCGCACGTCTTTGAGTGGGAGCTGGGCCGTGCGGAGTGGAACACGACCGCTCTGTTCATTAAGAAAGCGCTGGAAATGTCGGCGGACGAGCAGGGCCCGTTTGCCAAGCCGCGCGGCATCTGCTGCGACGTGCGCGACGCCGCATTGCTGCACATTCTGCCTCTGCGGAACGCCGCGCTGGCCGGACACAGGCTCTTCCCGGTCAACGGCACGGGCATCAAGCAGAATAGCTACGAGGACGGCAAGTTCAACATGCAGCGGATCGTGGACGTGCTGAACGCGCGGTTCCCGGAGCTGCAGGGCAAGATCCCACAGGGCCTGCCTACAGAAAATCAGCAGTACATGGGCCAGCTGACGCGCTACAACAACGACAATACATGCGAGCTTACGGGGATGGAGTTCAAGTCCTTCGAGACCACAGTGGTGGACGCCACGCGGCAAATCATGCGGTTCCAGGAGCGGCACACGTGA
- the RPL42A gene encoding 60S ribosomal protein eL42 (highly similar to uniprot|P02405 Saccharomyces cerevisiae YHR141C RPL42B and highly similar to uniprot|P02405 Saccharomyces cerevisiae YNL162W RPL42A Proteins component of the large (60S) ribosomal subunit), which produces MVNVPKTRRTYCKGKQCRKHTQHKVTQYKAGKASLYAQGKRRYDRKQRGFGGQTRPIFHKKAKVTKKVVLRLECVVCKTRAQLALKRCKHFELGGEKKQKGQALQF; this is translated from the exons ATGG TTAACGTTCCAAAGACCAGAAGGACCTACTGCAAGGGCAAGCAATGCCGCAAGCACACCCAACACAAGGTCACCCAATACAAGGCCGGTAAGGCTTCTTTGTACGCTCAGGGTAAGAGACGTTACGACCGTAAGCAGCGCGGTTTCGGTGGTCAGACCAGACCTATCTTCCACAAGAAAGCCAAGGTTACCAAGAAGGTTGTCTTGAGATTGGAATGTGTCGTCTGCAAGACCAGAGCCCAGCtggctttgaagagatgTAAGCACTTCGAATTGGGTGGtgagaagaagcagaaggGCCAAGCTTTGCAATTTTAA
- the YGP1 gene encoding Ygp1p (similar to uniprot|P38616 Saccharomyces cerevisiae YNL160W YGP1 may be involved in cellular adaptations prior to stationary phase YGP1 encodes gp37 a glycoprotein synthesized in response to nutrient limitation which is homologous to the sporulation-specific SPS100 gene) — protein MRASLILSAICAAGAASPIAAVGDDTTYVVEAGPASLTPWNVWPSWSNASNVSNYSNLSNATAQVAAPKLEVIVTGGQYTMSNWSSEVHVTRLFNQSTLNATQLARVAQSVEGALDGGEYTGVVVLGAGRALEALGFYLSVVVDTPENVVVASALEDGVATAWSAWSWFRGALVVDGGVIYSGAAYSPSAPGWGALGSVIAGAPRYWFTPAWPTLLAPWGSLRVNFTNFTDIVPAPAANATNSSSSMTVPVVFDGYYDPSIVSSLSTAIAGLVVVSSGNSTASDLTSSNIPVVFTSDDGATILPEDVPAGAIAGGDLSPLKAQLLLSIALSKDVKETSSLQQLFA, from the coding sequence ATGCGCGCATCCCTAATTCTGTCGGCGATCTGCGCCGCAGGCGCGGCGTCGCCCATCGCGGCCGTCGGCGACGACACGACGTACGTGGTCGAGGCCGGCCCCGCGTCGCTGACGCCTTGGAACGTGTGGCCCAGCTGGTCCAACGCGTCCAACGTGTCCAACTACTCGAATCTCAGCAACGCGACCGCGCAGGTGGCCGCGCCCAAGCTGGAGGTGATCGTCACGGGCGGCCAGTACACGATGTCCAACTGGAGCTCGGAGGTGCACGTGACCCGGCTCTTCAACCAGTCCACGCTCAACGCGACGCAGCTGGCGCGCGTCGCGCAGAGCGTCGAGGGCGCCCTCGATGGTGGCGAGTACACGGGCGTCGTGGTGCTCGGGGCCGGGCGCGCGCTCGAGGCGCTCGGGTTCTACCTGAGCGTCGTGGTCGACACGCCTGAGAACGTGGTGGTCGCGTCCGCGCTGGAGGACGGCGTCGCGACCGCGTGGTCCGCGTGGAGCTGGTTCCGCGGCGCGCTCGTGGTCGACGGCGGCGTCATCTACTCCGGCGCCGCCTACAGCCCCAGCGCGCCCGGCTGGGGCGCGCTGGGCTCCGTCATCGCCGGGGCGCCCCGCTACTGGTTCACGCCCGCGTGGCCCACGCTGCTGGCGCCCTGGGGCTCGCTCCGCGTCAACTTCACCAACTTCACCGACATCGtgcccgcgcccgcggccaACGCGACCAACAGCTCCTCCAGCATGACCGTGCCCGTCGTTTTCGACGGCTACTACGACCCCTCCATCGTGTCCTCGCTGAGCACCGCCATCGCCGGGCTCGTGGTCGTGTCCTCGGGCAACTCCACGGCCTCGGACCTGACCTCCTCCAACATCCCCGTGGTCTTCACCTCGGACGACGGCGCCACCATCCTGCCCGAGGACGTGCCCGCGGGCGCCATTGCGGGCGGCGACCTGTCGCCTCTGAAGgcccagctgctgctctccATCGCGCTCTCCAAGGACGTTAAGGAAACCTCCtcgctgcagcagctcttcgccTAG
- the MEP2 gene encoding ammonium permease MEP2 (similar to uniprot|P41948 Saccharomyces cerevisiae YNL142W MEP2 Ammonium permease involved in regulation of pseudohyphal growth belongs to a ubiquitous family of cytoplasmic membrane proteins that transport only ammonium (NH4) expression is under the nitrogen catabolite repression regulation), whose protein sequence is MSVNLTGTPTGTGTGGDSLTTDLNTQFQAADMVWIGTSAALVWIMVPGIGLLYSGLSRKKHALSLLWASIMTVSVVSFQWFWWGYSLVFSHSTRGNGFIGTLQFFGFKDVLGAPSSVSSVPDILFAFFQGMFAMVTGILMVGGACERARLFPMMVFLFLWITIVYCPIACWTWNAEGWLAALGALDYAGGGPVHICSGHGALIYALILGKRNDPIAKSGTPKYKPHSVTSVVLGTVFLWFGWFGFNGGSAGNSTIRAWYSCVSTNLAASCAGLTWMFIDYFRFGRKWTTVGLCSGAIAGLVGITPAAGFVPVWASVIIGIVTGAGCNFAVDLKNLLRIDDGLDVYALHGVGGAIGSVLTGIFAADYVNATAGDEMAPIDGGWINHHWKQVGYQLAAICSVIAWTCVVTSILLLVMDRIPFLRLRLRPEEEEMGTDGAQIGEFTYAEEEMYIPEPIRSHNTANVPQPAAIDDHIGENHTDSTDLTGHPTEKVVV, encoded by the coding sequence ATGTCCGTCAACCTAACAGGCACGCCCACGGGCACGGGCACCGGCGGTGACTCGCTCACCACGGACCTCAACACCCAGTTCCAGGCCGCAGACATGGTGTGGATCGGCACTTCCGCCGCCCTCGTGTGGATCATGGTGCCCGGCATCGGTCTGCTGTACTCGGGGCTCTCGCGTAAGAAGCACGCGCTGTCCCTGCTGTGGGCCTCCATCATGACCGTCAGTGTCGTCTCCTTCCAGTGGTTCTGGTGGGGCTACTCTCTCGTCTTCTCGCACAGCACGCGCGGTAACGGTTTCATCGGTACCCTGCAGTTCTTCGGTTTCAAAGACGTGCTGGGCGCGCCCAGCTCCGTCTCCTCGGTCCCTGACATCCTGTTCGCCTTCTTCCAGGGCATGTTCGCTATGGTCACCGGTATCCTGATGGTCGGTGGCGCGTGCGAGCGTGCGCGTCTGTTCCCCATGATggtcttcctcttcctgtGGATTACCATCGTCTACTGCCCCATTGCATGCTGGACCTGGAACGCCGAGGGCTGGCTCGCCGCGCTCGGTGCGCTCGACTACGCCGGTGGTGGCCCCGTGCACATCTGCTCGGGCCACGGCGCGCTGATTTACGCCCTGATCCTCGGTAAGCGTAACGACCCTATCGCCAAGTCCGGCACCCCCAAGTACAAGCCCCACTCGGTCACCTCCGTCGTGCTCGGTACCGTGTTCCTGTGGTTTGGCTGGTTCGGTTTCAACGGCGGCTCCGCTGGTAACTCCACCATCAGAGCCTGGTACTCTTGTGTCTCCACCAACCTCGCTGCCTCCTGCGCCGGCCTCACCTGGATGTTCATCGACTACTTCAGATTCGGCCGCAAGTGGACCACTGTCGGCTTGTGCTCTGGTGCTATCGCCGGTCTTGTCGGCATCACTCCAGCCGCTGGCTTTGTCCCCGTCTGGGCTTCCGTCATCATTGGTATCGTCACTGGTGCCGGCTGCAACTTCGCTGTcgacttgaagaacctGCTCAGAATTGACGACGGTCTCGACGTCTACGCTCTACACGGTGTTGGTGGTGCCATCGGCTCTGTTCTAACCGGTATCTTCGCCGCCGACTACGTCAACGCCACTGCAGGCGACGAAATGGCTCCAATCGACGGCGGCTGGATCAACCACCACTGGAAGCAGGTTGGGTACCAACTCGCTGCCATCTGCTCTGTCATTGCCTGGACCTGTGTTGTCACCTCCATCCTATTGTTGGTCATGGACAGAATCCCATTCCTGAGATTGAGATTGAGACcagaggaagaggagatGGGTACTGACGGCGCTCAAATCGGTGAGTTCACCTATGCTGAGGAAGAAATGTACATTCCTGAGCCAATCAGATCCCACAACACTGCCAACGTGCCACAGCCAGCCGCCATTGACGACCACATTGGCGAAAACCACACGGACAGCACCGACCTTACCGGCCATCCTACCGAGAAGGTTGTTGTCTGA